A portion of the Ferrimonas lipolytica genome contains these proteins:
- a CDS encoding DUF4266 domain-containing protein — protein MFRTAFAITTMLTFLSGCSSIGVEPWQRDRLADPRMALEANVIDKSFDDHIYFSKEASSGGRGSAGGGCGCN, from the coding sequence ATGTTCCGCACAGCCTTTGCTATCACCACAATGCTTACTTTCCTAAGCGGTTGCAGCTCTATCGGCGTCGAGCCGTGGCAACGGGATCGGCTCGCCGATCCGCGGATGGCGTTAGAAGCCAATGTAATTGATAAGAGTTTTGACGATCACATCTATTTCTCCAAAGAAGCCAGCAGTGGTGGCCGTGGTAGTGCTGGAGGTGGTTGCGGATGCAATTAA
- a CDS encoding Rossmann-like domain-containing protein yields the protein MNSIYQQLLASAPADLPTIGAIHLCSDQNNPSAKFGAIELSDGTIGLTYVKLGNAFIELQDSSLYQPFIGKPVIELAQLSLSDLDWQQVLGAGALNAISQYVLKQRGFNYHNAEDSLELLDIQPGERVGMVGYFAPLIAQLREQMTPLTVIELRQDLVMSSDNFEVTTDPSKLTQCDKVLITGTSVINHTLEGLLQHCRNAKEIALVGPSVGLLPEVLFAHGITRIGGRAVVDSERFLQRWQSGEKWQDSVTRYSLRNSDYHA from the coding sequence ATGAACTCAATCTACCAGCAACTACTCGCCAGCGCACCGGCCGATCTGCCGACCATTGGTGCCATTCACCTGTGCTCCGATCAGAACAATCCCAGTGCCAAATTTGGCGCTATTGAACTGAGCGACGGCACCATCGGTTTGACCTACGTAAAACTTGGTAACGCCTTCATTGAGTTACAAGATAGCTCGCTATATCAGCCATTTATTGGCAAGCCTGTAATCGAGCTTGCCCAACTCAGTCTCAGCGACTTGGATTGGCAACAGGTGCTTGGTGCCGGGGCGCTTAATGCCATCAGCCAATACGTGCTGAAACAGCGAGGTTTCAACTACCATAATGCCGAAGATAGTTTAGAGTTGCTTGATATCCAACCTGGCGAACGTGTTGGTATGGTGGGCTACTTTGCACCGCTGATCGCCCAGCTGCGGGAGCAAATGACACCGTTAACGGTTATTGAGTTGCGTCAGGATCTGGTTATGAGCAGTGATAATTTTGAGGTAACAACCGACCCATCCAAACTGACTCAGTGCGACAAAGTGTTGATCACCGGTACCAGCGTGATTAATCACACCTTAGAGGGTTTATTGCAACACTGCCGCAATGCGAAAGAGATCGCATTGGTTGGACCGAGCGTCGGCTTGTTACCGGAGGTGCTGTTTGCCCACGGTATTACTCGCATCGGCGGACGTGCCGTAGTTGATAGTGAACGATTCCTACAACGCTGGCAAAGCGGTGAAAAATGGCAAGACTCGGTCACGCGTTACTCACTGCGTAACAGCGATTATCACGCTTAA
- a CDS encoding VanZ family protein — translation MIIENQCRWLGSVIALLFFGFILWVIYLANTGQSSVFFGLVRQVPYGDKVGHFMLFGLLTLLANWGLRFRKVNLGSIPMLLGTFLVVLFVLVEEISQAWLPSRTLDWRDLLADAAGIGLFHGLSWWLAAKKQKNSQ, via the coding sequence GTGATTATCGAAAATCAGTGTAGGTGGCTCGGTAGTGTTATCGCGTTACTATTTTTTGGTTTTATTTTGTGGGTCATTTATTTAGCTAATACCGGTCAATCCAGTGTGTTTTTTGGCTTGGTTCGACAGGTTCCCTATGGCGATAAGGTTGGCCACTTTATGCTGTTTGGCCTGTTGACGCTGCTTGCTAACTGGGGCTTGCGGTTTAGAAAGGTTAATCTGGGTTCGATACCTATGTTGTTAGGTACGTTTCTGGTAGTGCTGTTTGTGCTTGTAGAAGAGATCAGTCAGGCATGGTTGCCTTCTCGTACCCTAGATTGGCGTGATCTGTTGGCTGATGCCGCTGGTATCGGTTTGTTTCATGGCCTATCGTGGTGGCTTGCTGCGAAGAAACAGAAAAATAGCCAATAA
- a CDS encoding DUF3570 domain-containing protein gives MQLTPFKSVSQALATASLTAVIPAQASWFEDDQWQVDSAIMSYAEDGDRVEALEGAVIATRTDGDERTLTLGVTIDSLTGASANGAVEQNQPQSFTRPSGNGSYRVGAGETPLDDTFKDTRLQLNAGWAEALNSQWQYDIGAHLSKEYDYLSIGLNGGIARHFNKKNTTVRFGASVFYDRLEPEGGMPVPLAAMVLAADYDSGQAFDLAFDATRAADDEHKIITEMTVGLTQVINRFMLMQFNYSYANSDGYLTDPFKLVSIVDSSGTVRQNRYESRPNSRNKHALFWQTKVHLGAPIIDISYRFMSDDWQVDSHTADLRVNYLFSNGHYVEPHLRFYTQTDAEFFRPYLTDAESLPTYVSADYRLAQMDTYTIGFKYGIPLAGGDEMALRIEYYQQSPDGGNKNQPGQLANVDLTPEVNAVTLQFSYHYH, from the coding sequence ATGCAATTAACACCCTTCAAATCAGTGAGTCAGGCTCTCGCGACAGCCAGCCTCACTGCGGTTATTCCTGCCCAAGCCAGTTGGTTTGAGGATGATCAATGGCAGGTCGACAGCGCCATCATGAGCTACGCCGAAGATGGCGACCGAGTCGAAGCACTAGAAGGCGCCGTTATCGCTACCCGAACTGACGGTGACGAACGAACCCTTACCCTTGGAGTTACCATTGATTCACTTACCGGAGCCTCTGCCAACGGTGCAGTAGAACAAAATCAGCCACAAAGTTTTACCCGTCCTTCTGGTAACGGAAGCTATCGTGTCGGCGCTGGTGAAACGCCCCTTGATGACACCTTTAAAGACACCCGGTTACAGCTTAACGCCGGCTGGGCCGAAGCCCTAAACTCACAGTGGCAATATGACATTGGTGCTCATTTGAGCAAAGAGTATGACTACCTGTCGATTGGCCTAAACGGCGGCATTGCTCGCCACTTCAATAAAAAGAACACCACGGTGCGTTTCGGCGCTAGTGTGTTTTACGATCGGCTGGAACCAGAAGGCGGTATGCCAGTGCCACTCGCCGCCATGGTGCTCGCTGCTGACTACGATAGTGGCCAAGCATTCGATCTGGCCTTTGACGCAACCCGTGCCGCTGATGATGAACATAAAATCATTACTGAGATGACAGTAGGATTAACCCAAGTTATCAATCGCTTCATGCTGATGCAGTTTAACTACAGTTATGCCAACAGTGACGGCTATCTAACCGACCCTTTCAAACTGGTAAGTATTGTCGACAGCAGCGGTACAGTGCGACAAAATCGCTATGAGTCACGACCGAATAGCCGGAATAAACACGCACTTTTCTGGCAAACTAAGGTCCATCTCGGCGCACCGATCATTGATATCAGCTACCGCTTTATGAGCGATGACTGGCAAGTTGATTCACATACCGCAGATCTGCGAGTTAACTATTTGTTTAGCAACGGCCACTACGTCGAGCCCCACCTGCGTTTTTACACCCAGACTGACGCTGAATTCTTTCGGCCATACCTTACTGACGCTGAGTCTTTGCCAACCTATGTCTCGGCGGATTATCGCTTGGCGCAGATGGATACCTACACCATCGGCTTTAAATACGGTATTCCGTTAGCCGGTGGCGACGAGATGGCACTGCGCATTGAGTACTACCAACAGTCGCCGGATGGCGGTAACAAGAACCAACCAGGCCAACTTGCTAATGTTGACCTCACCCCGGAGGTAAATGCGGTAACGCTGCAGTTTAGCTACCACTATCATTGA
- a CDS encoding NUDIX hydrolase, whose product MTTEEFLTRFNLNPLPALEDPLQSVMANNPKLRHAAVLIALEPSSQGLQLLLTERTNDMPTHAGEIAFPGGKVDDGDSNAWHTATRESWEEIGLPASHLQHVGELAPFHTISRFRVSPQVAIVARPFVENLSNREVARLFRAPLTDFLDADKRSYIRVPRRHGMQPVYFMPHHVWGATAAMLEQLVRHLGYGKAATQLNLFG is encoded by the coding sequence TTGACCACGGAAGAGTTCCTCACTCGGTTCAACCTTAATCCATTGCCAGCTTTGGAAGATCCACTGCAATCGGTGATGGCTAACAACCCTAAATTACGTCACGCCGCTGTGCTGATTGCGCTAGAGCCTAGCTCACAAGGGTTACAGCTATTGCTGACGGAGCGCACCAATGACATGCCTACCCATGCCGGTGAAATCGCATTCCCCGGCGGCAAGGTTGACGATGGTGACAGCAATGCTTGGCATACCGCCACCCGCGAGTCGTGGGAGGAGATCGGTTTGCCTGCTTCGCATCTGCAGCACGTAGGCGAATTAGCACCGTTTCATACCATCAGTCGCTTTCGAGTGTCACCGCAAGTCGCGATTGTTGCTCGACCTTTTGTTGAAAATTTGTCTAATCGCGAAGTGGCTAGATTATTTCGAGCACCACTAACCGATTTTTTGGACGCAGATAAACGCAGCTATATTCGGGTGCCACGTCGACACGGTATGCAGCCGGTTTACTTCATGCCCCATCACGTCTGGGGGGCAACGGCAGCAATGCTGGAACAGCTAGTGCGCCACTTGGGCTACGGCAAAGCAGCAACTCAACTCAATCTGTTTGGCTAG
- the grxD gene encoding Grx4 family monothiol glutaredoxin — METVEKIKSQIEQNTIILYMKGSPKLPSCGFSSQASQALMQCGQQFAYVDILQNPDIRAELPAFANWPTFPQLWVEGELIGGCDIIMEMFQKGELQQLVSEAAERNPSAEA; from the coding sequence ATGGAAACCGTAGAAAAAATCAAAAGCCAGATTGAGCAAAATACCATCATTTTATACATGAAGGGCTCACCTAAATTGCCAAGCTGTGGTTTTTCGTCACAGGCTTCTCAAGCTTTGATGCAGTGCGGTCAGCAGTTTGCTTATGTTGATATTCTGCAAAATCCAGATATCCGTGCCGAGTTGCCAGCATTCGCCAACTGGCCGACTTTCCCGCAACTTTGGGTTGAAGGTGAACTGATTGGCGGTTGTGACATCATTATGGAGATGTTCCAAAAGGGGGAACTGCAGCAGTTGGTTTCTGAAGCCGCTGAGCGTAACCCTAGCGCCGAAGCATAA
- a CDS encoding FAD:protein FMN transferase produces MPATASLTQHPTHWQGNFDAMACQCQLLIEPCPRAVAAKLLALAASITQQIESKYSRYRHDNLCFAINNAAGSAVNIDAETHRLLQFGDTCYQLSGGLFDLTSGILRQVWQFDGSDNIPTAQQIDSLMPLIGWPKVEFSPTQLIMPAGMEIDFGGIGKEYAVDKVAQTLKAVAPTLSILVNFGGDIAVSQPKADGSPWRVGISTVEDPTTAGQRVKINHGGLATSGDTERFLLKHGVRYSHIINPLTGYATVGAPAQLTVAASTCLQAGLLSTLALLHGNQAEAYIASQDVPYWLTSTTVTGDKKSK; encoded by the coding sequence ATGCCTGCCACAGCTTCCTTAACCCAACACCCTACTCATTGGCAAGGTAACTTTGATGCTATGGCCTGCCAGTGCCAACTATTGATTGAACCATGCCCACGCGCTGTCGCCGCTAAGTTGCTTGCTTTGGCCGCTTCGATAACTCAGCAAATTGAAAGTAAATACAGTCGTTATCGTCATGACAACCTATGCTTTGCCATCAATAACGCCGCTGGTAGCGCAGTGAACATTGATGCCGAAACCCACCGCTTATTACAGTTTGGCGACACCTGTTATCAACTAAGCGGCGGCCTGTTCGACCTCACTTCAGGGATCCTACGTCAAGTGTGGCAATTTGACGGCAGCGACAACATCCCAACAGCGCAGCAGATTGACTCACTTATGCCGTTAATCGGTTGGCCTAAGGTCGAGTTCAGCCCTACTCAACTCATTATGCCAGCGGGTATGGAGATCGATTTTGGCGGTATTGGTAAGGAGTATGCCGTCGATAAAGTGGCGCAAACGCTTAAAGCGGTGGCACCAACCTTATCAATATTGGTTAATTTTGGTGGCGACATTGCTGTATCCCAGCCGAAGGCGGACGGTTCACCATGGCGGGTCGGTATCAGCACCGTAGAGGATCCAACCACGGCAGGACAACGAGTTAAAATTAACCACGGTGGGCTTGCCACCAGCGGCGATACTGAGCGGTTTTTACTCAAGCACGGTGTCCGTTACAGCCATATCATCAATCCACTCACAGGCTATGCCACCGTTGGTGCGCCAGCACAACTGACAGTGGCGGCATCTACTTGTTTACAAGCAGGATTGTTAAGTACGCTGGCGCTTCTTCATGGCAACCAAGCCGAAGCATATATCGCCAGTCAAGATGTACCTTATTGGCTAACATCAACAACCGTAACTGGCGACAAAAAAAGCAAATAA
- a CDS encoding nitrous oxide-stimulated promoter family protein has translation MSSELLTGRLAKEHKTITHMLQIYCRHHHQHQLPLNGLCDQCLELADYAAQKLDRCPYGDTKPDCARCPIHCYKPEQRQQARVAMRFAGPKMLWHHPIEALQHLIDKKRAIPARPPQGKSQYALRKAANNNSSSN, from the coding sequence ATGAGCTCTGAACTATTAACGGGTCGATTAGCCAAAGAGCATAAAACCATCACCCACATGCTTCAGATCTACTGCCGTCACCACCATCAGCATCAACTGCCGTTGAACGGCTTATGTGACCAGTGCCTTGAACTCGCGGACTACGCCGCCCAAAAATTAGACCGTTGCCCCTACGGCGACACTAAACCAGATTGCGCCCGCTGCCCTATCCACTGCTACAAACCGGAACAGCGCCAACAGGCCCGCGTCGCAATGCGTTTTGCCGGCCCAAAAATGTTGTGGCATCACCCTATCGAGGCGCTACAGCACCTAATTGATAAAAAACGAGCGATTCCAGCGCGTCCTCCTCAGGGAAAGAGTCAATATGCCCTGCGTAAAGCCGCTAATAACAACAGCAGCAGTAACTAG
- the asnS gene encoding asparagine--tRNA ligase yields MTVATIAEVLKGDHAVGTEVTVRGWVRTRRDSKAGISFLAVYDGSCFDPIQGVVPNELPNYENEILRLTAGCSVELTGEVVESPGKGQQFELKATGVTVVGMVEDPDTYPMAAKRHSIEYLREVAHLRPRTNITGAVMRVRNSLSQAIHRFYHEQGFIWVSTPLLTASDCEGAGEMFRVSTLDMNNIPKTDLGEIDYDQDFFGKETFLTVSGQLNAETYACSMSKVYTFGPTFRAENSNTSRHLAEFWMVEPEVAFADLDDAAALAEGMLKYCFKAVLAERMDDLKFFEQRVNKEVISRLQAFVEADFAQVDYTDAIKILEECGREFEFPVEWGIDMSSEHERYLAEEHFNAPVVVKNYPKDIKAFYMRMNDDGKTVAAMDVLAPGIGELIGGSQREERLDILDQRMDEMGLPKDEMYWYRDLRRYGTVPHAGFGLGFERLVSYVTGVSNIRDVIPFPRAPRTCNF; encoded by the coding sequence ATGACAGTGGCAACCATTGCTGAAGTCCTAAAAGGCGACCACGCGGTCGGCACAGAAGTTACGGTACGCGGTTGGGTCCGCACACGCCGTGATTCAAAAGCCGGCATTTCCTTCCTGGCCGTGTACGACGGCTCCTGTTTTGATCCAATTCAGGGCGTGGTACCTAACGAGCTGCCAAATTACGAGAATGAGATCCTGCGCCTCACCGCAGGCTGTTCAGTAGAGCTAACCGGTGAAGTTGTAGAATCACCTGGCAAAGGCCAGCAGTTTGAGTTGAAGGCTACTGGTGTAACCGTTGTTGGCATGGTTGAAGATCCAGATACCTACCCAATGGCTGCAAAGCGTCACTCTATCGAGTACTTACGCGAAGTTGCCCACTTGCGCCCACGCACCAACATTACCGGTGCGGTAATGCGCGTTCGCAACAGCCTGTCCCAAGCGATCCACCGCTTCTATCATGAGCAAGGCTTCATCTGGGTATCTACCCCGCTGCTGACCGCTTCCGACTGTGAAGGCGCTGGTGAGATGTTCCGCGTGTCTACTTTAGACATGAACAACATCCCAAAAACCGATCTTGGCGAGATTGATTACGACCAAGATTTCTTTGGCAAGGAAACCTTCCTCACCGTATCAGGTCAGTTGAACGCTGAAACCTACGCTTGTTCTATGAGCAAGGTTTACACCTTCGGTCCGACCTTCCGTGCTGAGAACTCAAACACCTCTCGCCACTTGGCTGAGTTTTGGATGGTTGAACCAGAAGTAGCATTTGCCGATCTAGATGACGCAGCCGCTCTTGCTGAAGGCATGCTGAAATACTGCTTTAAGGCAGTTCTGGCTGAACGTATGGACGACCTTAAGTTCTTCGAACAGCGCGTAAACAAAGAGGTTATCTCTCGTCTACAAGCGTTTGTAGAAGCAGATTTTGCTCAGGTTGATTACACCGACGCCATTAAGATCCTTGAAGAGTGTGGTCGCGAATTCGAATTCCCAGTTGAATGGGGCATCGATATGTCATCTGAGCACGAGCGCTACCTAGCTGAAGAGCACTTCAACGCCCCTGTGGTTGTTAAGAACTACCCTAAAGACATCAAAGCCTTCTACATGCGCATGAACGACGACGGTAAAACTGTTGCCGCAATGGACGTATTGGCACCAGGCATCGGTGAATTGATTGGCGGTTCTCAGCGCGAAGAGCGTTTAGACATTCTTGACCAACGTATGGATGAGATGGGCCTGCCTAAGGATGAAATGTACTGGTACCGCGACCTACGTCGTTACGGTACCGTACCGCACGCAGGTTTTGGTTTGGGCTTCGAGCGTTTGGTCTCTTACGTGACTGGCGTATCCAATATCCGTGATGTGATCCCGTTCCCACGTGCACCACGCACCTGTAACTTCTAA